The stretch of DNA TATGTGGAAAATGAAGACAACTCCGCGCAACAAGATTTGTCCTGTGTAAAAGCATAAAAGCTccctgcttttatgaagcaaaacaaaagtttgcgTGGGACTAATGCGCATGGACACAACGCGAATGTGATcttcaaacaatatattgtgcaggccttatTGCGGTTTGTGTTGTGTTCATATTTAGTCTCCTGTTATAACAGCTGTTTTTCCTCTCAAGAGTCCAGAGAAGTTCGCCGAGCCCCCAACCAACTTAGATTTATCTCATCCAATAAGAAATACAGACTTGGAGTTATGTTTGGTCTTTCTGGAGAGAAGCTGGCACCAGATGTACAGCTCAAAGTGCTCAGCTAGATCAGCTTCTTCTGAACACTGCTACTCCTTTATTCGATCAGGGGTAGGAGCcagtgttgtgcatgaacgcgtttaatgaacgatcgttcatgaacacgttcacattttgggcgaacgtgaattgaacgcatcatattTCTGTCTCATGAACGTTACTGACTGTGAACGCGCTCATTCTAGCAGTTGTGAGCAGTGCTCATAACTTCGTTCATGAGTTCATCACATTTAGAGCCTTACCAACAAAACTGCATATAAAGCCATAGgctaaaaacacacaataaaaaaaattaaccttaATAGCAGAAAACTGTCCAACCTGGCAACCCAAGCTGCCTGTCACGGCCGTATTGTTTaagccagacatgtccaaagtccggcccgggggccaaatgcggcccgtggtcaaatttcatccggcccccagcctctgtcgtaaaatcaataacgactggcccgcacacagacttaataaattggtcagcagtactgcaaccagcatatgaagtagcttacacacgaaatgctgctcctcatttacccactaaaaggcagcagcactttaaccctttattgccaaatgtatcacatttgatacacctaaaatttccttattttgagactaatttagaattttgacatttctttttgaaaacaaacaaaaatgatggatgcaactcaacacatgcatttgcaggttctatgagaaaaaaaacatgacttaGCATGGGTTAtgaatattagagcgcttattacacatattcattttgacttttctttttacaaatttgaaaaaatagtttcattaggaccttatttttcaaattttgggattctctgataattgcttcgtgTTGCAGGTAttgaagggctaagcaacattaccccgtgtgacctattacttccattttctaaaatggtgacaatcaacaaaaaaaagaaagttgactgtgacggccgacgcttcaaggataggtggaaattggactatttcatcACTAAAATAcggaacaactgtgtctgcctcatttgcaaagagacagtcactgtttttaaagatttcaatgttagccgatattaccaaacaagacacgctgacatgtacggcaagattacagggaagattcgcagcgagaaattgaagcaacttggagccagtttaatttcacagcatcagtatttcgcaagaggccGAAAGTcgcaagagaacgccacaaaggctagttgtaagattgttgaaattattcaatttaaaaaaataataaagtaaatgtgacacactgaatggcttgctaaaatttgcttaaatatattgttctccgtaaaggacgtcagccaaggtcggccccccacatttttacctcacCAAATCTGTccctctttgcaaaaagtttggacacccctggtttaagcAAATACGTCATACGTCGGATGGCTAAAATATAACGTTCACTTGTAAACTTTGTCCACCTGGATTGAAGAAGACCGTCCGTACGTCGGTAACGTCTTTAGCCAACCTTAAACGGCACATCGAAATAAAGCATGCGACAAGCCTTGCTAGGTATCTGCGACTGCGAGCATGTGCGATTAAGAAAGAGACTGCAACGGTTGGCCAGAGCAGTACCTCTGCCACCCAAATACCGCTAACAGCATACCAGATTCATTTAAACAGCAAGGTTTTGCTTATGCTTATgaaaatatactgtagataAAAGCTGTAGAGCTGCTAATGTGTGGACGGACTGAGTGGCAGCAAAGCATCATGGAAATCCCAGTAATCTGAGGGCTGCCCCCTCACTGCTAGTGTAAACCCTGGTTATACAAggatttgaaattgaatatgaagatgAATCCGACACATAGTTTCAGTGTTTAAAAGGatacatgaattgctgtctgtggTTCTATATGGAGACTGCCAATAATAGCTTGCAACAATTTTTGGCGAACAAAAAGAACTGAACTTCAACAGTTCATTTTTTGGAACCATGAACTttagttcaaaattttgaattatgaactacgaactgaacagttcattttaaaatttgtgaactgcaatttgaactagttcatgtagaaaatgaactttcccaacactggttatgtccctaccatccctaagcAAACCTAGGCCCTTACATACAGTCAGTTCAAAAGTACAAGAACTGTGCCACATACAAAGATCATTGGAACGTTTTCATCTGGAATTAATGTATGAGGAAACATCAATTAACATGTACAATTTCCCCAACATTTATATACATCCATCCAAGAAACGTCTTTGTCCCTGCAACCTGGCCAACAGAATGGCTCCCACAACCTAAGAAGTAGGGTGCCTCTGCCCTAAGGCTTACAACATATCATTATAATTGATACATCAATTTGATCTTAAAACACACCAAATCAACCACAAAAGTACCCATGACACAAATGGCCCAATTGGACAAGAAAACCAGTCTTTTTGCGCTTGTGTTCGAACATCACGATCATCTTCCAATACCTGCAGGAAAAAGCAGAAGAAATATTGACTCCGCTTTCAAAGAAGAACTCAGTGAGCGTGTCGGACTTACCGTGTGAAGGCGTCTCACTCGGGAGCGAGCTCGGCTAAAGGGCGCTCTCGGAGGAAGATTGGTCAGAATTGGCTGCCAAAAGGCAAAGAAATGGAAAGATTTAGTGGACATCAGACCTCCGCCTTGGCTGTGTTTACCTCCAAGGAAAAGACTTTGACTTACCAGCTGGAGTGTATTTGGCTGCAATCAAAAGACGCAAGCTAAGTTGGCATCGCcagtgtattaaaaaaaagctgaCGGAGCAAATGTTCATCACCTTTTCTGAATTTGACGACAGCGACGACAATGACGATTGCGAGGGCTATGAGCGCCAACGGGATGCTGACGGCCAGCGCCGTCTTCATCCTTTCTTCCACTGCACAAAGCAACAGAAATGATGTAGTCTTCATTTGACGAGGATTGAAGCGTGCAACTCACCTTTAATGCGCTCGTTGCTCAGGATCTTCGCGAAATCCAGCGGGACGATAACGTCTTCCGGGACACCGGCCAGCTGGAAGACGCACTCGTATTTGGCGCGGGCGTCCACCGTTTTGAGGTCGGCGGTGGTCTGGAAGGTCCCGTCGTGATTGGGGAGGGTGTCGCCCATCTCCACGTCCTCAAAGAGCTCCTCGCCGTCCTTCTTCCAAAACAGGTCGGCCTCCCTGGGGTAAAAACCCGTGGCGTGGCAGGTCACCGGCGACCACGACGTCTTCTGCAGTAGGGAGATCCTCGGGAGCTCTGCCACGTGCGAGAGGGACAAAATGGAGACAACGTTAAAAAAGATGGGAGATGAAAGGACGAAAAATGCAGAGAATAATTTAGGAGAAAAGACTGAAAGTGTGTGaggagcagggccggcccagcctatacgcagactatgcagctgcttggggcccctgaccactagggggcccccaatctggcaattgtttagttTATACAGTGgttcctctacatacgaagttaatccgttccaggaccttgtttgtaagtcgaaatggtcgtttgtcgagcaggattttcccataggaatacattataattccattaattcgttccacagcccaaaaaccttcactaaatccttaaaaaatactgctggtactattacaaatggcaattacacatagcaaaaaaaaaaaaattataaatcaaaatcggaataataataataataattattattattcctgtattaatgtaacgaatcgggttctaatgtggcggacgttttttgctgaccctgaacgcaccgcggggctgacgtgccagagacagaccggtgagcttgagtttcactttcactttgaatgttttcttgagaacaccgtcaattgcggcagacagaaggtgtttttgttttgaataagttgtgaaataaatgataaaaacgtggcgaagttggcgatttctctggagatgttaccacaataagaattgtcagcttaacttataaagactggcgaacgatggtcggaggaggaccgtggagatgtattgttgagccgtttcacggatgcccaccctacgctcatatttttctgtcatttgcatcttcatttagaaggtaagcgtcaactttttccttgtttcaccacctgtaccaaccttttctgataccagtgttgatttgtcacacaagaaaatccgccgtgcattcgtctgcggtgctgccattgtcgtcgtatttcgagcatgtcgtcggatgtagaaacaaatggcgagtcaaattttacgtcggatgtcgaaaagtgtgtcgaagcgatcgtatgtagaggtaccactgtattctattttgtttactacagtttgctttatttgacttttgtgagttttgatagttgattacaagcttagaaaaataaaagttcttccttaacttctttctttcctcttttagaaaaaggtttggcgctatctactgtaagtactgacaattatttggggtgagaagtttgaagtatgcagtgcaacaaaatctgattaatatacaaaatatggacgtatgggttggattgcatgtatgggtttcacagtacaccgtgacgaaatggtgggccaaaaatatgggcccctttgcattattttgcttagggcccccaaatggcctgggccggccctggtgagGAGAatgagggacagggaagatggaaaGACGAAACAACACCTAAATTGTAAGAGGGAAAATACGTAAAGAGCAGAGATAAAAAGGATGCATAGATGAGCCAATATACAAGAGAAGCAAAGATGAAGGGAATGTGGTCAAGCACAAATGAAGATTGAAGGACAAAACATCGACATAACTAAGACAAAATGTGTGAAAGGACCAAAGACAGAAAGAACAAAAGATGTTGAGACAGGAAAAATATGGGAGCAAAAATTTAGAAAGACTGTGGGAGTCAAAAAAATGAAGAGCTCAAGAGTCAAATGAAAGAAAAAGTATGGCGAgaagaaaaaacacaatgtgTGAGAGGACAACAGATATTGGGAAGAAATGAAAATGTCAGAGAGAAAAGATGAACAGAAAGCATGAGAGGATAAAAGATGGATGATGACAGAGAATGTGTGAGGACAAAAGATGAAGGGAAGAAAGGGAGAAATGAGTGAGAAGGGAAAGGGAGAACAGGGAAAGGATGTCTACTTCCTGTAGGAGGCGGCGGTGTGCAAAGATTGTACCTCTTCTCATGAGGAAGTCCCTCCCATTGCGAGCGTGCTTCTTCAAGTAAGAAGGACATTCATCAGTGTAGTAATAATTCAAGAATTGATTATAACTGTCCTGTTGGTCCCACTTGTGTTTGGTGGAGACAGCCTGCGGCTTGACCGCGATCCACCTCAGTCCCTTCAAATCAAGCGATATAAAGTCTTCTCCGTTGTAAGCGTAGTGTTGCCAACCGTCCACCTCGCCGGTCTCATCATCCCATTCGCAGCCATACATAACCTGGAACATGTGAACACCTGAGAGAAAGGCATGTGACGGCGTATCCAGAGATAAGCCAACGTCTGCTGAAAAAGCTGACCGGCGCATGTAATGTCTTGAAATGCTCCAAAGTTGGACGGAAACAAACCTCCAGTTTGGTTGAAGCGCTCTTTCGCAGTTTCAATGCGGACTTTGAAGCTCTGCTGATTTCCAATATTGATCTGTGTGCATCTCTCCCAGTAGTGCGGATCCTCGGCTGCGATTTTGTTCATCCACTCCTGTTTGGGTCGTAATTTCCTGCTCTTGCTGTCGTAGTGGCTAATCTGAACGCCGTCAACATAACCCACCTCCAAGTACTCTGGGAAGTTTGGAATATGAGACGACGCTGTATTGATATACTTAAGCGTGTGAATCACTGAAAGAAAAAGcaaaaacatttgttaatctgATATCCCAAAATCTTCTACTAATTAAAAAAGATTGGAACACAGCAACACTTGAAAACATTTTAGCGTTTTTCTCATCATTCATGTagcctttcatttaaaaaaacaacagcagGCTTTCCCCTACATATTAATAATTGTGGCAccgcgccacaccaaaataaaagccgccacaccTTGCAGatgagttgttgttgttgttgtaaaattCATTCTAATTATCAATTCGTATTATTCAACATGATGTCTAAATGAATATAAGATCATTTTTACGTACTATTTGCCATAAGTCGTCTGAAATAGCACGacaaatacaaattgttcctttacacgctttattttgaaaagcgcATCAGTTCTCCTATTGAAGATTTGCGCCTGGAGTATGTCGGCACGGCAATCGAAATGGGAAGAAAAACCCACAGAAAGGCATTTGAAGTAaaaatgtcccgatcgatcggcatatcgggtccgatcacgtcattttcaaagtatcggaatcggcaaaaaaatatcggacatgccttttttaaatatatatattttttttatttaaatcgttttgtaattgtatttaacgttacagactaaatgccttacattcatccagagtctttagttttggcttaacgttaaaatatttaacgcaattaacgcatgctctgcacgacccactcacgcattgtcacgttcaatcaataatggcgccgttttacctatatatagagctaacaggcagcgtaaaatgagtagagagaattttggctgtctttggagcctctttttaattggctaaagccttaaaatccctctctcaacaattagaaatatcgtgggaagcagtgTGGGGAAGAACTAGTAGtggttgatttttttcctttacaccctatgttacttcccaacgcagagaagatatatcaattggtgccactacgcacagtcatggttgcacttcccatcatgcatttgggcagaacagttaaatggctacagtatcatttactgaaagctcaacaaatacactagatggcaatatttagtcacaatatacaaagtcacattaacctttaagaattacaagtctttctatccgtggatccctctcacagaaagaatgttaataatgtaaatgccatcttgaggatttattgtcataataaacaaatacagtacttacatactgtatgttgaatgtaaatattcagccgagttttattcatttttttcttaaggcattgccaaaatgtatacgatcgggaaaaattatcgggaatgattggaatcgaatcgggagcaaaaaaataaaaaataaaataaatcaaccggattgggaaatattgggatcgacaGCTACtcgaactaaaacgatcaggatcggatcgggagcaaaaaaaaaacatgatcagaacaaccctaatttgaaGTAAATGAATTTACCTCTGGCTTATACTGTAAAAACAAccttaatattgacattgacgtAAGTTCTTTATGGCGTGTCTTTGACCCGAATCGTCGCCTCCTAGCATAACATTTGCACGGAGCTAACGTCACTCgttgtaatttcagatgaggatttcgaagtacagtattttggaaACACAAAAGTTCCTCAATACGAGGGTCCGTTAACAAAATGACCATTATTGTTGTGGTGATCGAGACCGTCACGTTTCTAAATATTAAATTAGCGTCTGAagctaattaaatatttcagAACATCAGGCACACGCTCCCCGGTTCCGAAGGTATTAGCTCACACGTTCTGAGGAGGAGAAAGAACCAAATGGTTATGGCAAGCGGtgtattttaatgtttatacaACGTTTTCAAATGAGGCAAGATCACAGCTGGAGACGCAGATCAGGAAAGCGCACAGTTCAGCGTCGGAGAACTCAACTAAGCAAAATAGCAAACAGAGAATCTAGCTGGAACCCAACATGGACAGAAATGGCAAAGTTCAAGTCATGGCTGTACCACACAAATCAAGGTGAGTGTTAAGAATCCTGCACCTATTATATTTATTCATCATAAAttcataattgtattattttaccatAATTTCTGGTGTTGAAAAAGGTTAATTGTCTATAAACTAtagacattattattattgtctatAACCTGGCATATTCCTTATACAAAAAATTACAAGACAGATGGCGTATTTACATTGAAAGAAGTATTTTTCatctcattgaaaaaaaatcattatatgAATTTGCACTAACAATCCGAAAAGTAACTCCAGCAAAGACTTCAGTTTGAACTGAAGTCGGATTGACTAATGTAAATTAGACATATTTAAATCCAAATGGGTGAAACATTGAATGTTTCAGAATATGGACCAAGTCAGATGTCATGATGTCAAAAATGGCATCACAGACTGATGAATGAGGAGTGCCGCTGACGGCAACTGTCGGCCATTGCGTTGACAGTGCCCATCTCAAAAGTGAACTGTGAGAGAGATTTGTCTGCAATGAACAGAGTAAGACATTTACTCAACTGTACAATGTAAGTTACAATGCGTCATTTCCTAgatctcatttttttcttattactGTGTAGGTGAAGACAGACTTGAGAATCAGGGGGACCATCTTGCAGCACGCCTCACTAAAAATTGACCATTTATTGCTGAtttctctttttatttatttacttttattccAGTAAAATCAAATGTTCGCAGGCATGATGCAAACTTTGCAAAGGTTAAAGttcttagaaaaaaataaatgttttggaaaaaaatcttaatcgtCATGATATTAAACAAATTCACCGCGGCACGTGatgaaaatttgcatttgaacacttaatttttcattgaaaaaggtttctttgattgaagcaatcctttttgtgtttggggccATATTATTGGTAagtcatttgtgtctaaatcatttaatccccccaaATAATGCGTCaatcaaacaaaatattttcaattacaaaaatcatttgaaaaaattgccctcccctaattttttttttgaaaattagcCTATATGAAAAGCAAATGaacgtctaagttgctagtcacatgatctgttcgaaaaataattttgacccattataaaaatatatttttttgttcattccattcatttttgttgcagtttttttgctttacaacttttatacataggaaaagtcaattacatgcaatgaaacttttcggccaccaggggtgcGTCACAGTCGAACAATGAACATGATGAGGAAATGGACTTACCGGGCTTGACGTTTTGAATTTGCACAGCCACAAGTAAAAGTGCCACCAACTCCTTCATCTTGCGCATTTTTGCCTCCTTTTCAGTCCGACGTCGACCCTCGAATATCAGACAAAGAGTTCGACGCGTTTACCTGAGTTGGGTAATAACGTCACTTTGCTTTCACTTTCACCAAGTGTGGGTTTCTGGGAAATCACGTGACCACGAACCTACTTTAACACTTTAAATTACGAAATGGAATGATGCTGATACTGGAgtgttttgacttttttttttttaaatgtctttcTTAAATATCAACAATTTAGTTTCCTTTAATatgaaaataatgcaaacttacTATTAGGGGTGGCAGCTCACAATTCGCTACAATATTCCATATGGCGATATaacaattattgatacatgGGTCAAGAAATATTTCTACACTATTGTACTATCCAAGTAATAAACATAAAACACAAGCTTTTTCATCCTTTTGCTATGATATGaattgagtttatcattagtagacgtccaatttgtttgaagtgggagggtggcagtgaatgaacattcgttcgttcgctgccatccctcacacttcaaacggattggacgtcgaccGCAGTCAATGACAACCAATGAGTATAATTTGGGGGCGTTTTAGGCTATTTGGTGTTGATATTCGGGtttcagaacaggaagtgacccggaatctccccaaatgaatgggcagtgactcaaattcaacaAGAAGtgtcctgtaaatgccccgaaaatcgaaaCGGATTCCTGCGTATCCTCTCGTTTCGATTTAAGCGAATGTTTATTTGCCTCttccggtcaaaatggattgggggtctcgtgccgtcaatggcagccattgagtgaaGAGAGACTCTTctcgtggaagattttggtagaaacttggttccttttgatttttgaaATAAGTGACACCTTCTTAAAACGAGATATGGATTCTTAGCGGGAGCATATCGCTagtcttttgggatacaaagtatcacgatattcaccattttgatattttgtcacactccaattggatgtctactcatgataaactcattggtgGGAGAGTGCCTCTTCATTCATTGGATCGGACGTCTGGTGCCGTCAGTGGCGACGAATGAGTTAAACTGTCTCGAACGGGAAGACAAAATGTTCCTCAGCTTCTCTTTAATGCTTTTTGTGGACAATTAGACGCGTCTTAGCGCGAAACTTGAAGTCAAGGAACGAGCAAATTTTGAGGAGTGGACTGACACGGGATCGAGGACCAGGTGGACCAAAAAGcagggaaaaacaaaaacaaggcaGGGTGGCGTTGAACTCAAAATGCTTTCATTATCGtgacaaaaaaacaatccaTGCAAAAGACAATGTGATCCAAAAAGGCAAAGTCCAAACAAAACTCAGGAGTACAAACTAAACTGGGAAACAGGGAAACATTAGGGCAAGGACGTAAAACTTGAGAACAGACGCTGTCAATGGTGCTCGGGTAGACAATGACAcaacaagaacagacagcacGTGGGGATCTTAAATACAGACAAGGGGTTACGAGACAACTAgacacaggtgggtgacacaaaaGGCAGTAgattggtcaacacacaaggagcatgccacaacaggtgaaatgagTGGGTAATAACATGGACAAAACTCAACACAAGGCATGACAGGAACAGCTTGGATTGGCGTTCAAGTGGTAAATCGACATTAGGTCATCTTTTCCAATCTTGTCCTGGTCTGCCTATTCTTTGTGAaggcatatcgataacccatagGTGTCATGGTTAGAGGAATATTTAGATTTTGATGCAGATATAAGCTGTGTAGTTTGTGTTGGGTATTTTTTCTGAAGGACGTCGGGGTTCCTTGGAGTCGGAATGAAAAGAGAAGACACTACCGTTTCAGATGAACAAATAAAAGCTTTATTTGCACAGAAATCCTATGTGTCCTGTTTTAACAGCAGTTTTTCTCTCACGAGTCCGGAGGAGAAGATCACATAGCCCCTACCcgctgttgttaatcttacttaaaaaaataataataataataattagttacatattacttctcccaaaaagtaattgagttagtaaccagttatctgaatgtaagagtaattagttacttggcaaaataactggtgttaccattcatgttttttttccattcccaagaaaaaaaaaaaaaacataataactagggctgtcaaaattatcgcgttaacggccgttaattaattttttaaattaatcacgttaaaatatttgacgtaattaacgcacttgcccagctcagacagatttaaatggcaGTAGAGTaaaaggcccacttgttaattgtgttttgcggacttttgctgccctctgctggcgcttgggtgcgactgattttatagtgtaagtaataaatattgacatcaacaatggcgggctactagtttattttttgattgaaaattttacaaattttattaaaacgaaaacattaagaggggttttaatataaaatttctataacttgtactaacatttttcttttaagaactacaagtctttctatccatggatcactttaacagaatgttaataatgttaatgccatcttgttgatttattgttataataaacaaatacagtccttatgtaccgcatgttgaatacatatatccatcttatgtctcatctttccgttccaacaataatttaaagaaaaatatggcatattatagagatggtttgaattgcgattaactaatttttaagctgtaattaactcgattaaaattttttatcttttgacagccctaataataacctttgctatgtttggaagtcatttaatgttgtgaatcaacctttaaaagttgttaaaattgctcccgttattgcccttttgtctactt from Corythoichthys intestinalis isolate RoL2023-P3 chromosome 22, ASM3026506v1, whole genome shotgun sequence encodes:
- the LOC130910961 gene encoding class I histocompatibility antigen, F10 alpha chain-like, which translates into the protein MKELVALLLVAVQIQNVKPVIHTLKYINTASSHIPNFPEYLEVGYVDGVQISHYDSKSRKLRPKQEWMNKIAAEDPHYWERCTQINIGNQQSFKVRIETAKERFNQTGGVHMFQVMYGCEWDDETGEVDGWQHYAYNGEDFISLDLKGLRWIAVKPQAVSTKHKWDQQDSYNQFLNYYYTDECPSYLKKHARNGRDFLMRRELPRISLLQKTSWSPVTCHATGFYPREADLFWKKDGEELFEDVEMGDTLPNHDGTFQTTADLKTVDARAKYECVFQLAGVPEDVIVPLDFAKILSNERIKVEERMKTALAVSIPLALIALAIVIVVAVVKFRKAKYTPAANSDQSSSESAL